From Malaciobacter mytili LMG 24559:
CAAAAATATCATATTTACCAATGATAATTTGAAATATAAAAAGATTAATATAATCTTTTTATAAAACTCACCCAAAGCCCACTTTATCTAGTTATTATAAAGTATTATAAAATTAGGAAGATTTATGTTTAGTGAAAAAAATATACCAAAGCTTATAATTTTAACTCCTATTGTAACAGTACTTTTAATTGCATTTTTTACTATTTATTTTTTTATTCAAAACCAATATAAATATTTTGAAGATGAAAGTAGAAGAGTTGAAAAAGAGTTTATATTAAAACAAAAAAATATTTTAAAAAAAGAGATAAACTCTGTAATTTCATATATAGATTATCATGAAAAAAAAGCTCAAGAAGAGATTAAAACAAGGGTAAAAAATACTGTTGAGCTTCTTTATAATCAACTAATGATTTTAATAAAAGATAAGCATTTAGATGATTATAAAAAAGCCCAATTGATTAAGCAATTAATAGATTCAAAAACCATAGAACAAAATGATTATTTTTTTGCTTATGATGTTCAAAATGATAAATTTATCCAACCTTTTAATAAAAGTATTCAAAAAGATTTTGAACTAGATGATAAGTTTATAAAAAACTATTTATATCCTGATACAGGAAATTTTATAAAATTAAAAGATAAATTAGTTTATATAAAACATATTTCAAAACTTGATTGGATTATTGGAACTGTTGAAGATAGCCAAAAAAATATAATACAAATAAAAAAAGATTTGATTAAATATATTGAGACTATTAGATATGAAAATAATGGATATATTTGGATACACGATACAGGTTACCATCTAATTGCACATCCTTTTAGAAAAGATAGTATAGGAAGATATGATATTGATTTAAGAGATGCTTCTGGACAATTAGTAACTAAAAAGTTTGTTGATGAAACTATAAAAAATCCAAATGGAGTATTTGTAGAATATAATTGGCAAAAACCAAATGATGAAGAGTTTACAAATAAACTTGGGTATTTTAAACTCTATAAAAAATGGGATTGGGTAGTTGGTGCAGGGCTATATATGAATGATATTCAAAACTCAATTTTTGAAAATAAAAAACTTTTAGAAAAAAGAGTTGATAGATATATTGAAACCGTTGTAGTTATCTCTTTTTTAGTAATTTTTGTAATTGGGATTTTGTCTTTTTTTATTTCAAATAGAATAAATCAAGCTTTTAATGATTATAAAAATAGCGTAACTAAAAAAGAGCAAGAACTTCAAGAGTTAAATAAAACTTTAGAGTTAAAAGTAAAAAAAGCTATTCATGATGTACAAAAAAAAGATAGGGCAATGTTGCATCAATCAAGACTTGCAAGAATGGGAGCTATGCTTAATATGATAGCTCATCAATGGAGACAACCTTTAAGTGAATTATCAGGAGTTTTAATGGAGCTTGAAACAGCAAGTAAGTTTAAAATGCTAGATGATAAGATAATTCAAGAATCAGTAAAAGAGTCAAATAAACTAATAGGTTTTATGTCAAATACAATTGAAGATTTTAGAAACTTTTTTAAACCAGATAAAAAGAAAGTATATTTTTATGTTGATGATGCTTGTAATGAAGCTTTAACTTTAGTAAATGCTTCTATAAAAAACTTTAATATAAATTTAGTAAAAAAAGTAAAATGTAATAGTGTAATTTATGGATATGAAAGAGAATTTGCACAAGTTATGTTAAATCTTATTTCAAATGCAAAAGATGTTTTAGTTCAAAGAAATATTAAGAATCCAAATATTTATGTGGAGGTAGATGCCATTGGAAATAGTGCCATAATAAAAGTTTTAGATAATGCAGGTGGGATAGAAGAAGAGTATTTAGAACTTATTTTTGAGCCATACTTTACTACAAAAAGCAGTGCAAAAGGTACTGGACTTGGACTTTATATGGCAAAAATGATTGTTGAAAAGAATATGGAAGGAGAAATTAGTGTTGAAAATACACCAAAAGGGGCACTGTTTTTAGTGACCCTTCCTTTTAAAAAAGCAACTTCTTAGAAACTTTCCCATTCATCATCACTTGATGACGTAGTATTTTTTATTTGAGGTTTTTTTATCTCTTTTTTTATTTCAAGAGGTTTTGAAGTTTTCTTTAAAACCTCTTGAGAAGTTTGTTTTTTTTCTACTTGTTTTAAAGTATCTAAAATTTCATGTTTTTTATCAAACTCTTTTTTATCAACTTCATTTACTATATTAATAGCAATATTATTTGTATCTTCTGCAATACTTTTTGTTTCAACTGCAATTGAAGCATTTCTTTGTGTTTGTTGGTCTAATTGAGTAATTGCATCATTGATTTGCTCAATTCCTGATTGTTGTTCTTTACTTGCATTTGCCACATCACCAATAATTCTTAAAGTGCTACTAATATTTGTATTAAGTTTACTATAACCAGTTATCATAATATCAGAAATTTTTTTACCTTGATTTGCTTTTAGTGTAGCTGTTTCCACTAAAGATTTTATCTCTTTTGCAGCTTCAGCACTTCTACTTGCTAGGTTTCTTACTTCTTGTGCAACAACAGCAAATCCTCGTCCTGCTTCTCCTGCTGTTGCTGCTTCAACAGCAGCATTTAATGATAAAATATTTGTTTGGAAGGCTATTTGGTCAATTACTGTAATTGCATCATTTATAGCACTTACTTGTTCATTTATTTCATCCATAGCCTTTGTAGTATTAATAGCTTCATTTTCTCCAACTTTTACATCTTTAGTAACTTCATTTGCAAGTTTTGTCATCTCTTGTATACTTACATTGTTATTTATAATTGTTGAAGTAATCTCTTCAAGTGCAGC
This genomic window contains:
- a CDS encoding sensor histidine kinase, whose protein sequence is MFSEKNIPKLIILTPIVTVLLIAFFTIYFFIQNQYKYFEDESRRVEKEFILKQKNILKKEINSVISYIDYHEKKAQEEIKTRVKNTVELLYNQLMILIKDKHLDDYKKAQLIKQLIDSKTIEQNDYFFAYDVQNDKFIQPFNKSIQKDFELDDKFIKNYLYPDTGNFIKLKDKLVYIKHISKLDWIIGTVEDSQKNIIQIKKDLIKYIETIRYENNGYIWIHDTGYHLIAHPFRKDSIGRYDIDLRDASGQLVTKKFVDETIKNPNGVFVEYNWQKPNDEEFTNKLGYFKLYKKWDWVVGAGLYMNDIQNSIFENKKLLEKRVDRYIETVVVISFLVIFVIGILSFFISNRINQAFNDYKNSVTKKEQELQELNKTLELKVKKAIHDVQKKDRAMLHQSRLARMGAMLNMIAHQWRQPLSELSGVLMELETASKFKMLDDKIIQESVKESNKLIGFMSNTIEDFRNFFKPDKKKVYFYVDDACNEALTLVNASIKNFNINLVKKVKCNSVIYGYEREFAQVMLNLISNAKDVLVQRNIKNPNIYVEVDAIGNSAIIKVLDNAGGIEEEYLELIFEPYFTTKSSAKGTGLGLYMAKMIVEKNMEGEISVENTPKGALFLVTLPFKKATS